From Rickettsia endosymbiont of Ceutorhynchus obstrictus, a single genomic window includes:
- a CDS encoding transcriptional regulator — translation MIWVGQGEACPNFADHELPNHDITNRLGSWSGLMTQSNHKSSPDIAPPKGDLATAILFGTRIVNITKKLRA, via the coding sequence ATGATTTGGGTAGGACAAGGGGAAGCATGCCCTAACTTTGCCGATCATGAATTACCGAATCATGATATTACCAATCGCTTAGGTAGTTGGTCGGGGCTTATGACTCAATCAAATCATAAATCTTCCCCCGATATTGCTCCCCCTAAAGGAGATTTAGCAACCGCCATTTTATTCGGCACACGAATTGTCAATATAACAAAGAAGTTAAGAGCATAA
- the rpoZ gene encoding DNA-directed RNA polymerase subunit omega produces the protein MARITVEDCAQKVNDKFKLVALAAQGAKYINSRAEINPNNKEKRDKPTVSILRQIAAGQVSIPHLESELLNRLRTKSRVEPINYDNGDSEIEENTENFDYIPGGSDIYIGEDYSDLDNQVFSEDSFEDEKK, from the coding sequence ATGGCAAGAATTACAGTTGAAGATTGCGCTCAAAAAGTTAATGATAAATTTAAGCTAGTAGCCCTTGCGGCGCAAGGGGCTAAATATATAAATTCTAGAGCGGAAATTAATCCTAATAATAAAGAAAAGCGTGATAAACCGACGGTAAGTATACTTCGTCAAATTGCTGCCGGTCAGGTATCGATTCCTCATTTAGAAAGTGAGTTGCTAAATCGTTTACGTACCAAAAGCAGAGTTGAGCCTATTAATTACGATAACGGTGATAGTGAAATAGAGGAAAACACTGAAAATTTTGATTATATACCGGGCGGATCGGATATTTACATAGGAGAAGATTATTCTGATTTAGATAATCAAGTTTTTAGCGAAGATAGTTTTGAAGATGAAAAAAAATAA
- a CDS encoding palindromic element RPE4 domain-containing protein, translating into MTEFLPLYLNVRTVVGLTTVSSVIVILNLFQDLLKKMLKQVQHDFLFLDAVVKPRGDIL; encoded by the coding sequence ATGACAGAATTTTTACCTCTTTATTTAAACGTTCGTACAGTAGTGGGCTTGACCACGGTATCCAGCGTTATCGTCATCCTGAATTTATTTCAGGATCTACTCAAAAAGATGCTGAAACAAGTTCAGCATGACTTTTTGTTTCTGGATGCCGTGGTCAAGCCACGGGGTGACATTTTGTAA
- the prfB gene encoding peptide chain release factor 2 (programmed frameshift) gives MRAEIETYVKKIEQSLELLWRHFDVETSTARLAELEELAAKPELWNDRAGAQKLLKEKSILEEKLNSFHKLKADLNDALEFEELAGIENDPVTLNQIEKDLQKLSIIAEKFETACLFSGEADNNNCFLEINAGAGGTESHDWASIMMRMYLRFAERLGFKTEIINLINGEEAGIKSCTIKVIGHQAYGWFRTEAGVHRLVRISPFNAAGKRMTSFASSWVFPEIDDNIAVVIDDKDLRIDTYRSSGAGGQHVNTTDSAVRITHLPTNTVTQCQSGRSQHKNKAEAMKMLQAKLYEAELQKRTDSVNEQNAAKTDNSWGHQIRSYVLQPYQMVKDLRTGYETSDTKGVLDGDLEKFVSASLSMNVGGGIKY, from the exons ATGCGTGCCGAAATTGAAACTTATGTAAAAAAAATTGAGCAATCTTTAGAACTGCTTTGGAGG CACTTTGACGTCGAAACTTCTACGGCAAGATTAGCCGAGCTAGAAGAATTAGCGGCAAAACCGGAATTATGGAATGACCGAGCCGGTGCGCAAAAACTCCTAAAAGAAAAAAGTATTTTAGAAGAAAAATTAAACTCCTTTCACAAACTTAAAGCTGATTTAAACGACGCCTTAGAATTTGAAGAGCTGGCAGGCATTGAGAATGATCCCGTAACGCTTAACCAAATAGAGAAGGATTTACAAAAATTAAGCATTATTGCCGAAAAATTTGAAACGGCTTGTTTATTTTCCGGCGAGGCCGATAATAATAATTGTTTTCTAGAAATTAATGCCGGTGCCGGTGGAACGGAAAGCCATGACTGGGCATCGATAATGATGCGTATGTATTTACGATTTGCCGAGCGTTTAGGTTTTAAAACCGAGATAATTAACTTAATTAACGGCGAAGAAGCAGGCATAAAATCATGTACTATTAAAGTAATAGGTCATCAAGCTTACGGGTGGTTTAGAACCGAAGCGGGAGTGCATCGATTAGTGAGAATATCGCCCTTTAATGCCGCCGGTAAAAGAATGACCAGCTTTGCCAGCAGCTGGGTATTTCCGGAGATTGACGATAATATCGCAGTCGTTATTGATGATAAAGATTTAAGAATAGATACTTACAGATCATCAGGAGCAGGCGGGCAACATGTTAATACTACCGACTCGGCTGTTCGCATTACTCACCTGCCGACTAATACCGTAACCCAGTGCCAAAGCGGCAGGTCGCAGCATAAGAATAAAGCTGAAGCGATGAAAATGTTACAAGCAAAACTTTACGAAGCTGAACTACAAAAACGTACCGATAGCGTTAATGAACAAAATGCCGCTAAAACCGATAATAGTTGGGGGCATCAAATTAGGTCGTATGTGCTACAACCTTATCAAATGGTGAAAGATTTACGCACCGGTTACGAGACTTCCGACACTAAAGGCGTGCTTGACGGCGATTTAGAAAAATTTGTTTCGGCAAGCCTATCGATGAATGTCGGAGGGGGTATTAAGTATTAG